ACATCTTCCACCGTCCACTGGAGGGGGTTGGAATCCAAGCGCAGGGGTGGGGGAAGGTCGATATTCGTCTCATAATCGTCCGTCCCTTTGGAGGATTTCGATTTCTTCGACGATTTGTTAGTTATGAGCTCGCTTGGTAGACTCGCTATACTAGACGTCTCACTAGCTGAAGATTCTTTCTTATAACCACCGCCACCAACAAATCCCTGCTTTTTGAGCCCGAAATTCGGCAACTTCACCCCCCTCGTTTCATAGCGTGTGCGTTTCTCAGTGAGCGTTTCACTGTTGTTTCCCATCTGGCCAAACCCGGACAAGTAGTCTCTTTCCAGCGTGCGTTTTTTCCGCGTTACGTTACCCTTGTCATACAGATTTTCCTTCACCAATCTCGGGGAAAACTCGTTATTGTTACTGTTATTCCTCATCTTGGCGAGGAACCTAGTTTTCGATAGAGTGTTACACTTTTCCGGGCAGGATTTCTCCCCCACTGACACTTTCCCAAACAAGTACGGACACACTTGTAGTTTGTGACAAATCTCCCTGCAAAACTCGTCGATTTTGTCTGCGCTGGTAATTATCTCCACATTAGCTCTATACGCGTTGGATTTGTATTTGGCTTTCAACACCTCCAGATGCATGCCGGGTTTAGGTTTCGATTTGCACTGCAGCTCCCTCAAAACTCGACTCGAAATGTAGGCGATCGATATCAACATCGACAACACTTCCTTCATAACTAAAGTGACAGGACCGGGTCCAACGGATTTGGGCAGTTGAGCCAGTTTTCCCTTACTCAAAAACGGACCCGAAAAACACTTGTGGTTGAAGAATATCTCAGGACACCAACAACTGCCCTTGCTTTCAACAGCGGCAAGCattttattgttgtatttggAGGAAGTCATACTGCCGTCATCGCTACCTTGCGACTTGGGAACCGACGTTTGACTACAACTAAAGTTCAACGgatatttgagcgggaaattgtTGGAATCGCACCAGGCTACAGGGAACAAATCGTGGGAGACTGTGTGGTAGATTACTTTCGCAGAATTCGGTTTCGAGTCCAATGTGATCCAGAGAAGGTCGTCGATGATGGTGGTTATGGTCGCCACACAGATGTGGTTGTGGTTCTCGGGGTCCACTGCCTCCAGTTTTGTGTCAACCTCGAAGCATTCGTCGGGGGGTTTGATTGTGGAGGAGACTCGTGTGAACTCGGCCGCTGTCGAATTGGTTTTCGCCAGGTACTTGTCCCAGTTGAAGTCTTCCTCGTCGTTGTTTTCGTCCCACCCTGTAGGCAGCGTGATTTCCAGACTGTTCTTTTTGGCCCAGCCTGTAACAACATACCAACATAATAATTTATGGGTACTAAAACTTGATGAGTCAATTACATAATTCAATTTAGTCAGTCATTTGAATATACAGTAGAATTTTGAGGGTATTCAGCGCTAGCAATGGAcatgatttattgattaataattaacaagaaACTAGTCATTTTGAACACTTCAACAGATTGAATCAGTCACGTCAACCGGGACAACACTACAAATTTATACTTTATATTTAgaggagaaatagtacaagtagtatccttagtttttctcttctGGTTAGTGCTTccttgtaaaataataaataattatagataaaataCATTTATGAGTAGATACATTGCTATGTAGTGCTGAAGGTGAGGAGAGTCTAAGGATTCAAATGAACTTCACCAGGGCAGCCCCGAGGTTAATTAGGCGCCCATGGCGAGATTTTGCTATgcgcccccccccccaccagtATAGCGCGGTAAGGTACAAGATAGCACCCAACTATaaaaagtattttcaatttaggaATATCAacgaaaatttaaaattaggtTTTAGCCTGCAGAATACAAGGTTAAAAAAGCGTATAAGATAAGAAGTTTATCACCCAGCTTGGGACAATGAAGCGACCAATgaccaataaaaaataatactttcacaataaaataatattcgtatggctggGAGTATTCATATTATACGAATAATATTCGTATAACACTGACGGGAGTTCCATGTCAGcagatattttgaatttaagCCATCAATGGCTAACACGACTTCAAGCGGGTCCGCCTGTTCAAGTTAGGTTTCCACATATGAATAAACGAATTTAttatttcctcctcaaattaCATAGCACATAAgtagaaattagaaataatattttggaaatttactGATCAAGTTTCCGTTAGTGTGATCAGATAAGCAAAATGTAATCAACAAGGTAAAATAcatatcaaattaaataaaaactttgTTACACAATAGGTTATTCTGAACATATCAGTGACACTGAACGAGCAtggtacagtgagaatataattcccataagttaTAATGTGACTGCACATACTTGACCGGGCTTAGTGGGAATAGTGGTaagaatataattcccataagttaTAATGTGACTGCACATACTTGGCCGGGCTTAGTGGGAATAGTGGTaagaatataattcccataagttaTAATGTGACTGCTCATATTCGCTCCGccgggctgagtgggaatagtaCAATTAGAACTCATGGAAATCATATTATCACTATGCCGATCACTTTTACAGTCACTGATATTTGGAAATCCAGCTTTGTCAGTCCGACACCACGGGAGAGTCTTCGATAAAAAACTTTTTGTCATATGTGTAAAAACTTTTTGTCATATGTCATATCTGGGATCGAACCAAAGATCTGCTATCCACTATATGGAAAGGCTGCTATccactatagtgtggtccacgttataatggcagtgcttgattagcaatggtattgctatccatgtctatcattcaaaaaagcggatagcgctatctttcgctttgctctgttgccagatcgtcttcgaACAATGTCgaattaataaatcaacaaaatatttcattttgattatgaaaattcattataaaattattgaaaaatataattttttgctacataaaatgtaattcattattttaaacgagaatgaacagttaatattacattaataaacctgtatcagctaccgtctacagaagtCATTGACAAtacagatgatcggcaacgttgttctccactcccattataacgtggacctcactatagcctagGGTCACTCTATACTTGGTTGTTATTCATTTAAGTAGAAGCTACTCAAAAATTGATCACATAAGTACAATTTTCCTATTCACTACTTAAAGAACTGTGTAGTTTGTAGATAAATGAATTCACGTTGTCTatgttcaatgaatttgatgacaagaatcaagaatttttTTTGTCACAAACAGAATTGCATAGACAAAAGTCACTTAACatcgtcgtcgtcttcctacaaggattaggcaaattgcctgttccgacttcaaactcaccatcacatccatcttttacagggtctgcccacacttctccttccaaccgggttatacaacatgactgccctgggaatcctgtcgctctccatcctttcaacatgctctttccagttTTGCCGATTTTCTTCGATCTTCTACCATATGGAGATTATGTTGAGCTCGCTTCttatatcaatattatgaaGCCTATCTTCCCTTGTGCACCCTTTTACTGCTCTTAAAAACCTCATTTCGGCAGCCTGTAACCTACTCCATTCTTTCTTCCTAGGTATCCAAGATTCAGAGCCATATAAGAGCATTGGAATAGCCATAACCTTATAGAATTTGAGTTTTGTCTCTCTCCTGGCTCTGTTTCTCAAAGTCCTATTTATTGTTCCACAAATGGATtggaatctattcaattttacacTCAAGTCTTGGTCCATTTCATAGGTTATATCACAACCCAAATACTTGAAGTGTGATACTTGTTCCAGGACTTTATTATCGAGGACTATTTTAGATCTCAATGGATATTTTCCCTGGAAAGCCATCACCTCACTTAACATGAATATCACAATATTAATACTTAGGATCAAGTACAGGTCAGTAATATCTTTCTTTCAGACAATATCTTTCTTTATTcgttattgattgatacaataagtacatcatcaaaattatagggagagaaaaaataaggtaaccttgtgctattcctgtctcaaatttagataaggtaacacatagtccgaaatagattaagtcttgtagttgtgcACTTTACAAAGTATTTTCACaacgtagatttttaaatttagatgcttcaaaaccaaacgtagaagaaatatttcacatacatttatttaatatcTAATAATGtctttaa
The sequence above is drawn from the Nilaparvata lugens isolate BPH chromosome 2, ASM1435652v1, whole genome shotgun sequence genome and encodes:
- the LOC111056722 gene encoding scm-like with four MBT domains protein 2 → MSNQSKDIGIKVEDAEQCIDDSFVWQDYLDATNSREAPQILFPHVEQSLQSGFQEGMKVEVPLKDDPENYWVATIITACGPLLSLRYVGDVGDRSRDFWCDMTKVQLRPLGWAEIHGRPLKPPAHLKLAITQRDLDSILKCANTFSIELINSDGFTPVDRIKGGMKVEVQDEVHPYHVWVATVIENVGGRLLLRYDCPDKSNPGDFWLFYSSPRIFVINWAQSRGNSSLYFLKYYQSGHDKDIKHDFKEGMKLEAVNPLNRCEIHPATIVEVFDEHFFLVEIDEQMRCFEEKSTDRFNRLTWLATISHPYILPCGWAKKNSLEITLPTGWDENNDEEDFNWDKYLAKTNSTAAEFTRVSSTIKPPDECFEVDTKLEAVDPENHNHICVATITTIIDDLLWITLDSKPNSAKVIYHTVSHDLFPVAWCDSNNFPLKYPLNFSCSQTSVPKSQGSDDGSMTSSKYNNKMLAAVESKGSCWCPEIFFNHKCFSGPFLSKGKLAQLPKSVGPGPVTLVMKEVLSMLISIAYISSRVLRELQCKSKPKPGMHLEVLKAKYKSNAYRANVEIITSADKIDEFCREICHKLQVCPYLFGKVSVGEKSCPEKCNTLSKTRFLAKMRNNSNNNEFSPRLVKENLYDKGNVTRKKRTLERDYLSGFGQMGNNSETLTEKRTRYETRGVKLPNFGLKKQGFVGGGGYKKESSASETSSIASLPSELITNKSSKKSKSSKGTDDYETNIDLPPPLRLDSNPLQWTVEDVYDYLKGTDDCDVLANLLKEEEFDGKSFMLLNLPSCLESLKLNFDTAISLCRHIEEVKYTFFCREIYRRRVVKKPARHPSPETEVKKKVGNKWSEERKKKFSDKMKISWMNRKRLRE